Sequence from the Anaerotignum faecicola genome:
TTCGAATACATCCGCCATCTGGGCTACTACTGCACTGAATCCAGCGAGCACAACGCCGAGTACAATCCGCTATTCATCAAGAGCAAATATCCGGAGATGATTGAGGACTACCAGATTCCATTGGATGAATATCCCCGCCGCTGCATCAAACAGATCGAAGGCTGGAATCAGGAGAAGGACAGTATTCTGATGGATGGAGCCATCACCCACACCCGCTCTTTAGAATACGCATCCTATATTATGGAAGCAATTGTCACCAATCAGCCCTATAAGATCGGCGGAAATGTGCTCAACCATGGCC
This genomic interval carries:
- a CDS encoding alpha-glucosidase/alpha-galactosidase (catalyses the hydrolysis of terminal non-reducing alpha-D-galactose residues in alpha-D-galactosides); amino-acid sequence: FEYIRHLGYYCTESSEHNAEYNPLFIKSKYPEMIEDYQIPLDEYPRRCIKQIEGWNQEKDSILMDGAITHTRSLEYASYIMEAIVTNQPYKIGGNVLNHGLIDNLPAEACVEVPCLVDGSGITPCHVGALPTQLAAMNLSNISVQL